cagactgactgtcctcctcctaATTAAGACCTCTGCTCTCCGAGGCAGGGGCAGTcacgtgtttctgttttcacGCAAAGGCAGCGTGCACAACTCAGGTGGCATCATGCTATATTTGCATATCTAATAAGCACCTGCAGCTGAGCTGCGCTCCTCCCCATGtaacttttttccctcctgttctctGCCCCACTCAggggaggagcaaaggaggagcttttgtgtgcatctgcgtgaaacacagtgatatatatataaaaaaagaacgGTTCCCAGCTGCGACTCGGTTCCCATCGTTCATGTTAACGAGCCGTTCAAAAGAATCGGTTCGTTCGTGAACGTCACAACACtagcggcaacatctccgcgaccctcacaGAGAAAGgggtcaagaaaatgaactgaactgaactgaatagttacaaaagttaacattttattgtgtgatTATAACTATTGCAACACTATAATAATTCACACAGGGAACAATATTATTTCACAAAGATACACAATGTTTACACttttgatttatatattttatttgatgtaaatacgtgctgctgtttgttgttgtttgttttttatcctgTGCTACACTGAGCCAACTGCAACGCCATTTCCTTCTGATCTGCACTGTAAGGCGTAatttgaatgacaaataaagaagTCTAAGTCTAATGACAGTGAGAATGAGATGTCTATTGAGATGTTTGGGTTGGTAGGGATGGTCAGGGTCGTACAGTCACAGTGGGATTCTTCATTTGGCCACGTGTTTGTATTTATAGGCTTGTTTGGGCCAACAGGGATGTTTCTCTCAGTGGAGAGCAGCATAAGATCTGGGAGCCTGTCTTCCCCAAATAGGTTCCTGAGCTGGATGTCTTGGTCAGCTTCAGTGACCACTCCACTGACGCGGTTGTCACTTGCAATGTCGCATATATTTTGAGGAGCTTGGTTAGGAAAGGGAAAACTGTGTTCACATTGTTGACTGTAAGGCACCTTAGCAGAGCTTGCACATTGTTGTTTGGAAGAATATATGATGAGTAGAACggcttgatttcagtcaaaacaTTAGCTGTGTTCCAATTCAGGgtctgcatccttcgaaggacccggcctttgCGGCCTATGAAGGCGTGTCCTTCAGAGGTACCTTCAAAAGTTGCGTCCACCGTTGtgaaatgggacggtctagccttcggagcatttcctggttgcgtcaccagattTTCCTGCCCCTTACCCTTACatcacgatttctgccgcccaggccggcgaaagtgacgatctacaccacttgatgtcgccattttccttctttctttcttctgtttgggtgcgcaaaggatcttgggatatgggaggccgcgaaggatagtagcggtgcgtccttcaaaaagagggaaaagaaggctgcatttgaaggagccttcgaattgggacagccttcacacggcgttgtgacgtaattggccttcaaatgcgtccttcgaaggatgcagcccctgaattggaACACAGCTATTTACTGTCGTAattatttcatgtcatgtttattttctgctaaAGGTACAGAGGACAATCCATCACTTTTCATCCCCTGGAAGGACACCCTAGaaggcactttatcatgtttcgTCCTCTGGAAGAGCACCCTAGAGGACACTGCAATGCTTTTCGTTCCCTGTagggcaccctagaggacaCTCCACCCCATAGCCTACTGTCCACTGGTACAACACCCTAGAGGACACCTTATCATGTTTTGTCCATCTTAGAGGATGTGGGGTTCAAGAAACGGGTTGTAGATAACTCCTACAGCATGACAAGATAGGCATTACTAGTTTTagacagcagaaacacagggaaaaagcccaaagtcgCAACTTCATTTTGAGAAACATGCCCAAGATTGCTCAGAATAAGCAAACTTGGCAACTGTCTTTTTCATCTGGTGTTCTGGGACTTGATCAGCACTTTGCTGCCTCCCACAGTTCAGACCTTGAACTACACCTCACTGACAGAATGAGCAGCTTTTATACCTGGGGCTTCAAAGAgtgctgctgttagctcagctGAATGCTGCTCAGCTGTGAAGTTGTTGTTGTCGTGCTGCTGTATAGCCTATAGTATTGTAATATACTGTGGTCCAGTAGGGCAGTGCTGCATATTCAAAGACTGATATGATGTACCCTGAGCATGGTTTCCAGATGActtttgtgtttgagtttgCTCAGGTTGATAATGTGGCTGCTCATGTCTGGTTTCACAGAAATGTGACTCAGAGTCAAACCTCTGTGACCAGCATGAGGCTCAGGATGgggtttactttgttttctccCTTTGATTAAAGAGGAAGAGCTGTGTTTTGATGCACCTAGTTTGGCTGTTGCTGTATGCATGtgagaagctgaaaaaaaattgaCTTGAATAATCAGTACTCATGTTTTGTGACTGTACCTGGCATATGTGTGACTCTATAAAAatcagacatataaacacctggctaaatacttttttgcttttgtggTAGTACCTGTTACAAAGGTGTAACCGGGACCACATACTGAAAATATGTTGCCTCTTTCCTTCGctcacttccaaaacaaatggaCGTGCTAACCAGATCAAAATCACTCAGCGGGAGACCAGGAGCAGATTCCTTTCACAACCACTTGCATCTTTTACTtgtagtttaaaaataaaacccaaaatAGTTTCACTTCTAGCCACACTGCAGCCATGCACACCtcaaacactgactgaagaTTGTGTTGATCACATGAGATAATACTCAGAGATCATATCAGGGAAAAGCTGGCAGTGGAGCAGACAGTCTACAGCTCTGAGGGACTGTAGCTGCCCTGTAATTTAGCATTTTCAATACTGGCTTGACACTCAAGGCCGATCAGCTTGTCAGGCCACTGGGAATTCTCCTGGTGGCAAATCTGCCCCTGTggtggtgctcatactgcttttgtccacaggggccgcaacaatcaacaaaacatgaaagttccttgtagtaactttaactttaactatTACACTATTCAGAAAAGGATCAATATTGGCAAAATGGAGATCAGCCATCAGGGTTGGCAGACAATAAAAAAGTTAATGATGTTAATTTGTAATTCAAATACTAcagttgttttacagtttgggTTTATTAAGAAAAAACCGTGTAAAACACAGAAGTGAACATCAGTGTGGTTGTTTGATTTGTTCCGCCTGTCTCACTGTTGATCGTCATGATTTCCTTTGAACTCAGGATGTGGGTTGACTGTTGGCAGAAAGCGAACGAGAAGAACTCTGTCAGCATCGACGCAGGATGGAGGTCGCCTCACTCTGCCTCATAATCTGTAAGAAATTCAACTTTTTTCAGTAGTTTTAATAGACGTGCTTTGATTTGATCATTCATTTTCTAAACCAATACTTCAGGGCTTTGTTCCCTACATGGATTATTAGTTTAGATTTCACTCTGTCATTGCCAAGAGTAGCTGCtgagacaatgaaatgcagttTAGCATTCACAATACAGTAGGGTAAAGGTGGGTAAAGAGCAACAGTAAAGAGTAAGATTAATACACCAAGATagatacaataaaacaaaagttacaGAATTGAATAGACTATAACAGTACTGCGCCGACAGTCAGTCTGATCACTGCAGGGTGAATAGACCTCACTGCACTCTGCACTCTGCAATACAACTATACTATCTGGTCAATTTtcttaatacccatatttatgatttattatttgtattgtaaaaaaaaattcactgctgttaattttgtacaatatcatgtttacatgtatatacaagtctattctatttcttacctttttaattgtaatttttttgtaatattctgtcgttttggctgctgtggcaaacaaatACATGCAGGGTTTGATGTCAGTAAGATTAGATgtcaaactgatgtttttaaaatcacgtcttttatttcctgtttgaaCCACCAGCAGCCACCCTGAGCATCCACCCTGACAAATCCCAGTTCTTTCGGTATGAACGCATCTCTCTGAGCTGTGCAGTGCCGGTAAACTGCAGTGGCTGGACACTGAGGAGAAACACCGCATATGAGACATCTCAGCCATGCAAGGGGGGCTTTGGAGACCCACGTGACCCTGTATGCACCCTCAGGAAAGCTCACCCATTTGACACCGGGGTGTACTGGTGTGAATCTGAGCAGGGCAATCGCAGCAACACCGTCAACATCACAGTGGCAGGTATGCTCCCAAATGagattgtgttttgtttcacattgtgttttatgctccAGTTTGACAAAGAGATCATAGATTGGTTACTTATATCTGAGGCCCAGGACTTTGACATGGAGAGGCCTTTTATGTTTGAAGGGTTATGGTTGGACATTTCTTTGGCAGTCATTTTTAACCCAGTTAAAAGACGATCTGATGATGCTGAAGACCTTTAAGACTTTTACCTCCTCACATTGTAGAAGCACGTGACCAATCAAAACACAACCAGCCAGACGAGCCTGAGTGAGCAGCAACACTAACCCCTCTTGTCATATCTCAGTTTGTAAGATACATCCTCGACTACTTTCCTCGTGTTCTAGTCCTTCTCACATGAGCTGCCAGCAGAAGAGGAGACACAAGGAGAGAGACACCAGGCTTTAATCAAAATGAGACATCCATGCTTCTGAGCTGTTACTCTAAGGCAGAGAAATTAAAGTGATAATCTCAAAGATTTCCGTTTTGTTCTTTTTGGCAATTGCAGGTGAAAATGATCTTTAACAGCAACCATATTGTATGGCTTGACTCAAGAACCTTGCAGACTGTAACGTCAGCATCAGCTAACTAAATGTAACCTGACAGCTACGCCACACATAAAATGCAGGCTGCTTGAGTCAAATTCATCCGTGCTAAACTACACAACCAGATAGTCAACTAGTCTGATAGGGTCAAACTTTAGCTTGCATATTTTCCAAGGTAATTTGATCATGGCTAGCAAGctaacagagaaaataaatttgTCCTGAAATGGTCCCACTTCCAcaaagtttcatgaaaatcagGCCAAATCCATAATCCCGCTGACAAACAAACGGTACCGAAAATATAACCTCCACGGTAACAAACTCAATCTGTGTGGTGACTAACTGCTAGCGTTCTGCGGTCTACTCTGTATTTTATGATCTATCGGTTCATGACAACCTATATATTTACTTTAATGCAACTCACAACATGGCACAGTATGACGTAAATAATGTCAAGGTGAAACGTTGTAATGGCACTTCACAACAGTCAAGGGCGAAAGTTTTGTCAATTCTGATAAAACCTATGATTGCATAAGGAACATTTGTAGGTTTGAATGTTCCAGCTGTGTGTCGCATTTTTTTGGCACGGGTGCTGAAAAAACTTCCACAAAGAATACACCTGTGCTCCCTCACTCATAGCTCCTCCGAAAAGcttcctctgtcctccctcctcgAAGAGCATTTCAATGGCGCTTCTatcccatttttaaaaaaaatttagcTCATTATTTTTCAACACCacccatttattttttattttgtcgtTTTGATATTACATTTACCGGCACACACACTTGTATCCCCCCTAATATTAAAAGTCTTCGGCCCAACATGCACACAACAGAATGTAAGAAAAGAGAAGTGACAAAAAGACTTGGACGGTAGGATTGATGATGTcgatttatttttgtaattaagACGAGGTGTTATATTCTGTACTAAATTTTGTAATCACCAACAAGGGTTCGCTTTTCTGTATTGCAGAGGGTGAGGTGATCCTGGAGAGCCCTGCACTTCCTGTGACAGAGGGAGACACTGTGACACTTCGCTGTTCCTACAGGCAAAGATTTGCAAGGACTCCTACTTCAGATTTCAGTGCTGCGTTCTACAAAGACGGTGAATTCATCGGTACTGAGCCTGCAGGAAAGATGATCCTCTCGTCGGTGTCCAGGCATCACGAAGGCTTCTACAAGTGTGAATACCCTGAGAAAGGACAGTCAGAGCAGAGCTGGCTGTCTGTGACAGGTGACCTGATCTTCTGCTCTCTGTATGACACATACATACTTTTGAGACTATTCTGGAAAATTCGGTGTAATATTTGGATCATGTTTCATGTCTGAAACTGATGGCTTTCCTCTTCACAGTTCAGCCCTCGAatgtctcttctcctcctcctgtcatgTCTCTGCACAAGCTGGTGTGCACCAtcctgctcttcatcctctacaCTGCCATCCTCATCCTCGCTATATACACGTACCGAAGGTGGGCTCGAGGTAAGAACCCCTCTAATAGCATATCATTACCCTGCACTGATCATCTGATCTGGTATCCTCCTCCAAAAGACGCACGTCATAGCATCACACTGGAGAgtgatctgattggtcagtagTCCGGCTGTCATTGCTCCTGTTGGCTGTACTGTAGGTTACCATGGTGATATACCTCAATAAAAGGGGGCCAGTATGAGATAGCGGAAAACCAAAGCCAAGCCGAAAAAAAGCCAGCTAACCCACACAGCTCGCTACCTGACAGAGGCCTAAGGTTGTGGCTAACACGGTGAACAAGATCAACAGAGCAGAGCTGGTTGCCACAGTAACGTTGCTAGAAAGCAGGAAGTGAAACAATGTCATacaagactgaaaaaaaaaaaagtggaaataaaTTCTTAAACTGACTTCAGACTCTCTGTGCTCTGGTTTTCCTGCAGCTCGAGCTCATGCTAAGAAGAGAGTGTCTGATCATCTGGTACTggactgaagaagaagaagaagaagaagaagaagaagaagagcctGTTTGCTGCCCAATGTGAATGGAAAGAAGCTAATGTTTTTAGTTGTTTATCTATCTTCTTTAAGCATCTCTTTGCCAGTATAGCATGGTGCCTACATGGTTAAAGTCCTTTGTTTGAACATACAAAAAGATGGCTGTCATATTGTTAATATGCTTGATGCTGTGTACATAATATTATTTGCATTCCGATGTCTAACAGTTATATACTGTGTTACGATGTTTTGACTTCTGGGCTGAACTTTgcaataaaataactttttaacacattttatatgGTCAGAAATTCATCCAgtcctcagctgtgtgtgtgtgtgtgtgtgtgtgtgtgtgtgtgtgtgtgtgtgtgtgtgtgtgtgtgtgtgtgtgtgtgtgtgtgtgtgttaaactaTTAACAATTCTTTATGGAAAGTCACAATTGATGTTACTTTGTAAAtggtaaaaaaatattgtgtagttcatttataaacattatttggatgcTGTTAGTAAAATGATTAACTAGTAAACTATTGATTCATCGTTTATTAAtaattgttattaataaagTGTTACCCCTGTCAGTAAGTTCTTTTTAGCAAAGAAATAagtttaatacatttaagtCAAATTTGTTTCTTACCTTCTTCTGTGGGAATTTGAGTCCAGTTTTCATCTATGTGCTGGCACTGATATTATTTCCTAACTGATTATTGGTCCTGTCAAAACACAGAGGAATGCATAGATTTATATTGTAGTCTTCAAAACTTTCCCGATGGATGGGTGGGGAGCAAGACCTCAGTATGTCTAGTATCCTGGCTACAGCCCTGACCGTAACTGCATTCATATTTAGATCTTATTCATCA
This is a stretch of genomic DNA from Pagrus major chromosome 10, Pma_NU_1.0. It encodes these proteins:
- the LOC141003148 gene encoding Fc receptor-like protein 5; amino-acid sequence: MEVASLCLIISATLSIHPDKSQFFRYERISLSCAVPVNCSGWTLRRNTAYETSQPCKGGFGDPRDPVCTLRKAHPFDTGVYWCESEQGNRSNTVNITVAEGEVILESPALPVTEGDTVTLRCSYRQRFARTPTSDFSAAFYKDGEFIGTEPAGKMILSSVSRHHEGFYKCEYPEKGQSEQSWLSVTVQPSNVSSPPPVMSLHKLVCTILLFILYTAILILAIYTYRRWARARAHAKKRVSDHLVLD